In Solidesulfovibrio carbinoliphilus subsp. oakridgensis, the sequence GGTGTCGGCCGGCACGCCCGGGGTGCCGGGGATGCAGAAGGTGGCCAGTCCCGAGCCGGCGGCGGCCAGGAAGGCGTCGGAATGGCCGTGGTAGCAGCCCTCGAACTTCACGATCATGGACTTGCCGGTGTAGCCCCGGGCGAGCCGCACGGCGCTCATGGTGGCCTCGGTGCCGGAATTGACCATGCGGACCATCTCGATGCCGGGCACGGCGTCGACCACGGCCTCGGCCAGGGCCACTTCGCCCGGGCTCGGGGCGCCGAAGCTGGCGCCCCAGTCCACGGCGGCGTGGATGGCGGCCGTGACCGACGGATGGCCGTGGCCGAGCAGCATGGGACCCCAGGACATGACGTAGTCGATCATCTCCCGGCCTTCGACCGTGGTCATCTTGGAACCGGCGGCCGAGGCGATGAAAAGCGGATCGCAGCCGACGCTGCGGCAGGCCCGAACGGGGCTGTTGACGCCGCCGGGAATGAGCTTCTGGGCCTTTTCGAAAAGGGACGCGGACGCGGTCATGCTTGGGTCTCCTGGATTTCCTGTCAGGCGCTGGCGGCAAAGGTCAGGACATAGCCGTTTATGTCCTCGAAACTGCATTCGCGAGCGCCGTAGAACGTGAGGTGTGGGGCTTTTATGAACGGCACTCTTTCGCTGACGCGGGCATAGAGGTCATCGAGGTCGTCGCAGTCCAGGGCAAGGACGACGGTGCCGCCGATGCGGGCCTCGGCCAGCCGGGGTAGTTCGGCGGCCAGCGACGCCCGGGACTGGAACATAAGCCGGGCCTGGCCGCTTGCGACCAGGGCGAAGGCCAGACGGCCGGCGGCGGGCCAGGCCGTGACCTCGTCGCGCAGGCCCTGGACCACGCCGCGCACAAACGTAAAGCCGAGGGCTTCCACGTAAAAGGCCACGCTGCGATTGACGTCCTCGACCATGAGTTTGGGGGTGGCGTGCGTGACGGACATAAGCACTCCTTCCCGGCAGGCAGACGGACGGCTGCCGGGCCGCAACACCCATCGTAGCCGGGAGCCGCCCCTGGCGCAAGTCCGGCTCGGCCACGGGCCCGGCGCGGCCCGCACGGCCCCCGCCGTGCGGGGCTGGCCCTCCCCCCATCCCCCGGACGGACACGTGGCCCCGGCCCTTCGCGGGCCGCACCCGGACCGGGCGCGGGCCTCCTCGGACCGGCCCGAGCCGGCCGGGAGTCGGAAAAGCATGTGCTTTTTTGCACGATTTCCAGGCAACATGCTTGAATTAAATACTATTTATTTTTAGCCCTCCCCCGGAATGCGGGCTTTTACGACTTGACATCCGTCTCTCCCTCCTCTAGGAAGCGAAACTGGGGCACACGCCGAGAATGACTCCGTATCATCCTCGCGGCTCGAATTCATCTCCGAGAGTATTCTGCGTAGCGTCAATCACCTTCCGATCCATGGTCGCCGCTCCCTGGGTCCCCGCACCAACAGCTTTGATTTCCGTCGCATTTGCGCGGGGTCATTGCATTATCACTGCATGGAGGTCCGTGCATTATGAAAGTCATAACAGTCTTGTTTGCGGTACTGCTTTTCGCAGCCGCGTCCACATCTTCCGCAAACACCAGTATTTCCACAAAAAATATACCCTCCAAAAAAAGCATCTCCGCCACGATCACGGCCTACACGCCGGACCCGAGGGAGAACGGCGGCCCGGGCACCAAATCCGGCACCGCCATCGGCACGCCCATCCGGTCGGGCATCGTGGCGGTCTCCCGCGACCTGCTCCGGTCGGGCTGGGACTACGGCAACAAGGTCCATATCAAGGGGCTTGGGGTCTTCATTATCGAGGACACGATGCACCAGCGGTACCGGCGCACCATCGACGTGGCCGTGCCGGACATGGCCTCGGCCCAGAAGATCGGCAAGATGACCGATATCGAGGTGACGCTTCTGGAAGACGGCCACGGGGCGGACGGCTAGTATTGCTTCCCTTAAAAAAATCAATGGGTTTACCTGGTTACCCATGGACAGGAAGGGACTTGCTTCAGGGACGCGACACGCGCGTCGCGATGCCGGCGTTGCGGGCCGAAGGGAGGATTCGCCTAGACCTTTTTGACCACCACCAGGGTGACGTCGTCCTTCTGGCGGCCGCCGGCCCGGAACGCGGCCAGGTCGCGCAGCACCGTGGCCACGATGGCCGCCGCCGACTCGCGGGCCGCGCGCCGGATGCTCTCCCGGAACCGCTCCTTGCCGTACATCTCCCCGCCGGGGTTGCGCGTCTCCCAGATGCCGTCCGTGCCAAGGACCAGGACCAGTCCCGGCCGGGCAAAGGGCCTGACGTTTTCCTCGTAGCGGTAGTCCGGCTGGATGCCGAGCGGCAGGCCGCGCCCGGTCCAGGCCGTGAAGGCGTCGGCTTCGGGATCGTAGAGCAGGGCCGGATCGTGGCCGGCCCGCACGTAGCGGGCCTGCCCGGCCAGGGGCCGGATCTCCATGGCCACGAGCGTCATGAACCGGCCCGAATCCCCGACATCGCGGGCCAGCAGCCGGTTGGCCCGGCTGACGCGCTCGGCCGGGGTTTCGCTGTCCTCGGTGGCCAGCAGCAGGGCCCGGCCCGTGGCCATGAGGAGCGCCGAGGGCAGGCCGTGGCCGGTCACGTCCCCGACCACGGTGTCGAGGCAGACCTCCCCGTCCCGGACCACGGCCCGGTAGTCGAAGTAGTCGCCCCCGGTCTCGTCGCAGGAAAGCCCCACCCCGGCCACGTCCAGGCCCGGAATCTCCGGCGGCGCGGCCGGCAGCAGGTTGCGCTGCACCTCCTGGGCCACTTCCATGGACCGTTGCAGCCGCAGGTGGTCGGCCAGGACCGGCACGGTTTCGTTGAAGGCGTCGATGAGCGTCTGGCGTTCGTCGCCCACCCGCATCGTCAGGCGCACGGAGAAATCGCCCCCGCCGAGCCGCTTCCAGGCTTCGACCATGTGCAGCAGCGGACGGACAAAGGCCCGGGTGCTCAGAAAGGCGGCCACGGTCACGGCCACCAGGACCGCGGCCACGGCCAGCCCGGTCAGGCGCACGATGCCCCCCGTCGCGGACAGGATCTCCTGCCCGGCCTGCTCGGCCAGGGGGGCCAGCATGGATTTGGGCACGATGCACAGAAACGAGGCCCCGCCCATGAGGCTCGAATAGGCCCAGAAGGCCTCCTGGCCGCCAAAGGGCAGCTCGGCCACGCCGGCCTTTTCGCGCTGCATGGTGGCGATCAGGGCGGCCAGCCCGGCCGCGTCGGCGGAGGTCAGGCG encodes:
- a CDS encoding VOC family protein, with protein sequence MSVTHATPKLMVEDVNRSVAFYVEALGFTFVRGVVQGLRDEVTAWPAAGRLAFALVASGQARLMFQSRASLAAELPRLAEARIGGTVVLALDCDDLDDLYARVSERVPFIKAPHLTFYGARECSFEDINGYVLTFAASA
- a CDS encoding 3D domain-containing protein; this encodes MKVITVLFAVLLFAAASTSSANTSISTKNIPSKKSISATITAYTPDPRENGGPGTKSGTAIGTPIRSGIVAVSRDLLRSGWDYGNKVHIKGLGVFIIEDTMHQRYRRTIDVAVPDMASAQKIGKMTDIEVTLLEDGHGADG
- a CDS encoding SpoIIE family protein phosphatase, whose translation is MRLRWKFFLILLGFSLVPLVVVTSFTRGHVVRLGRTIAGEGRAMMTDIVKNELRQTAEDYALILRRSKSAMDFSLTVLATEAARALAGPAPANTAVYRASDGDRDRKAPPDMEVAQDYTRRRADGGAEPLPVSRDNPVVYRPPGARATGSADARLAALGPAFALLRSELGDLLLFAGVTLADGSHVSFPGHVGYPADYDPRDRPWYQAARAAFVPQAPVGGGVVWNHPAVDAATGQVTLTLSKAFAGPDGRFAGVASLDVPLARFLQQQEIASQWSEAMRTFVVAPPAADQAGRPELTVWAERTPEGQAPDWKSTVNFERLTSADAAGLAALIATMQREKAGVAELPFGGQEAFWAYSSLMGGASFLCIVPKSMLAPLAEQAGQEILSATGGIVRLTGLAVAAVLVAVTVAAFLSTRAFVRPLLHMVEAWKRLGGGDFSVRLTMRVGDERQTLIDAFNETVPVLADHLRLQRSMEVAQEVQRNLLPAAPPEIPGLDVAGVGLSCDETGGDYFDYRAVVRDGEVCLDTVVGDVTGHGLPSALLMATGRALLLATEDSETPAERVSRANRLLARDVGDSGRFMTLVAMEIRPLAGQARYVRAGHDPALLYDPEADAFTAWTGRGLPLGIQPDYRYEENVRPFARPGLVLVLGTDGIWETRNPGGEMYGKERFRESIRRAARESAAAIVATVLRDLAAFRAGGRQKDDVTLVVVKKV